TGAATGACAGGCTTTCCCTTTCTAAATGAAATCGATTTTATCTTTGCGCCCAATTCGATATTGGAAATTCCATTAGCTAATCGATTTGTAATATCCCTTGTTCCGAATTTTGCCGTCTCTTGGGGAGTGTAAGCGTATCCTCTGGAATGATAACCGATAATTGTATCCGCAGGATAACCTCCTACTGTTTCCGTTTTGCAGGTATTCACCAATGCAAAAGTAGGAAGTAAAAACTCATTTATAAATTCGGAAGAGTATTTGTTTTTCTCCAGGAACTGACGTATGCTAATCGAAGTTTTTTCTTTCGACCAATCCGTTTTCGAATTCGCATAAAACCGAAGTAAATCGTAAAATATTTTAATCCCTTTCCCATTCCGAAAGGAATCAAATGTGGGAAATCCGAAATTGGTTCCTAAAAAAGAATAAGAACGAAATCCGAACACGGGAGATCCTTTTGATTCCACACGAAAAGAATAATCAACGGGTCTCGTTTGAATGCCCGCCTTATCGTAGATTCGAAACAATGTAGGATAGTAATCCCTTTTGATCGTACGAAAAGGAATATCGAATTCAAAAACATTTCCATTAATCTGATGATTTGCACTGAAGGCTGCCATTCCGATTTCAGAATGTTTTTCATATAAGGTAACGGGATAATGTTTCGACAGCAACCAAGCACTTGTTAAACCCGTAATTCCGGAACCGATTACCGCGATCATTTCATACTACCGGTTTTTAAAAATCGAATATGCCAGGACAACGAATCTTCCAAATAATGGGGGGTGTGTTTTCCTTTGGAAAGTTCCTTCGCTTTTTCAAAATATTCCAAAAGTTTGCTTCGATACATCGGATGTGCACATTTTGAAATGATGAGTTCCGCTCTTTTTTTCGGAGGACATCCTCTAAGATCAGCTAATCCTTGTTCCGTTACAATCACCATAGTCGAATGTTCATTATGATCCGTATGCGAAACAAAAGGAACAATTGCTGAAATATCACCGTTTTTGGCAAGAGAGGGAGTCATAAAAATACTTAAATGAGAGTTACGTGTGAAGTCGCCTGATCCTCCGATTCCATTCATCATGGAAGAACCCATCACATGGGTCGAATTTACATTTCCGTAAATATCCGCTTCCAAAGCAGTGTTCATG
The nucleotide sequence above comes from Leptospira kobayashii. Encoded proteins:
- a CDS encoding FAD-dependent oxidoreductase, which codes for MIAVIGSGITGLTSAWLLSKHYPVTLYEKHSEIGMAAFSANHQINGNVFEFDIPFRTIKRDYYPTLFRIYDKAGIQTRPVDYSFRVESKGSPVFGFRSYSFLGTNFGFPTFDSFRNGKGIKIFYDLLRFYANSKTDWSKEKTSISIRQFLEKNKYSSEFINEFLLPTFALVNTCKTETVGGYPADTIIGYHSRGYAYTPQETAKFGTRDITNRLANGISNIELGAKIKSISFRKGKPVIQFESGEKEFEHVIMTTQANQAYQLLGDDFAKEKEALSYFKYEPSDVILHTDDSFFEKRDVSLVFRVNEEFDKPEVTLDLGRIMPELKGQNLFQTWNPHKIPPKDKILKTAQFERPIVDEKTIHGIKGLANLHKSENRRLWLCGSYSLFGIPLLEAGAKSAMNIAEIITNKTSSELIL